CAATGACCGTGGTTTCTTTTGGAAGAGTGCGCTCGTTAACCAGCGAGCCGTATCCGAAATAGCAAATTTGTTCTGCTGTCATTTTTGTTCTGCAGTCATTTAGGTGACATTATTTCAATATTCACAGGAAAAGCGGCCCTAAAGAGCCGCTTTCCGTGTTTTATAGTAGGTGTGATGCAACAGGACTATTGACGAATTCTCTCGCTCGGCTCACGCATTGTCACCAATTCTTCCGCAGCTGTAGGATGAACGGCTATTGTGCGATCATAATCAGCTTTGGTTGCACCCATGGACAAGGTGATACCAATGATTTGAATCAGCTCGCCCGCATCATGACCCATGATATGAGCCCCGAGCAGCTTATCCGTATCCGCGTCCACAATCAATTTCATGAAGACCTTCTCGGAGCTTCCTGAAAGGGTGTTCTTCATTGGACGGAAGGACGTCTTATAGATATCTACATTCTTGTGGGCATCCAGAGCCTGTTCCTGTGTCATTCCCGCAGTGCCGATTTCCGGCTGAGAGAAAACGGCGGTTGGAATGAGCGAGTGGTCCACGCTCCAGACCTTACCACCATAAACACTATCGGCAAAAGCATGGCCTTCACGAATGGCAACCGGCGTCAGATTGGCACGGTTTGTGACATCGCCTACTGCGTAGATGCTTTCAACGCTGGTCTGCGAATCCGCTGTAACCTTGATTGCACCGGCTGCATCCAGCTCAACGCCAGCAGCTTCAAGCCCAAGACCGGCTGTGTTGGGGTGACGTCCCGTGGCAAACAGCACCTGATCTACTGTGAGCGTTGCACCAGCTGTTGTGATAACTTCCAAGCCTTCATCGGTCTTACGAATGCTTTCAACGTTGCTGTTTGTTGAAACTGTGATGCCTTTTTCACTCATTTCCCCGTGTAAAGCACTGCGCACGTCTGCATCAAAGCCGCGAAGAATTTCCTCACCGCGATAAAGCAGCGTGGTCTCGGCACCCAAACCATTGAAAATTCCGGCAAACTCAACGGCAATGTATCCGCCACCAACTACGATTATCCGCTTCGGGAACTCTTTCAAGTCAAAAGCTTCATTGGACGTAATACCAAGCTCGGCCCCGTCAATGCGCGAATCCACGAAAGGTGCAGCGCCAGTTGCAATCAAAATGCGCTTGGCAGTGATAACCTTATCTGTAGACAGCAGGCGTACAGTGTTCGGGCCTTCCACAACTGCACGGGAATCGTGCAATTCAACGTCTTTCAGGTCAAGAT
This genomic window from Pseudovibrio sp. M1P-2-3 contains:
- the gor gene encoding glutathione-disulfide reductase; the protein is MENFDYDLFVIGAGSGGVRAARIAATHGARVGIAEEYRYGGTCVIRGCVPKKLFVYASKFSEEFEDAAGFGWSLNGEPSFDFQKLVSAKEKEITRLEGIYRRNLDLKDVELHDSRAVVEGPNTVRLLSTDKVITAKRILIATGAAPFVDSRIDGAELGITSNEAFDLKEFPKRIIVVGGGYIAVEFAGIFNGLGAETTLLYRGEEILRGFDADVRSALHGEMSEKGITVSTNSNVESIRKTDEGLEVITTAGATLTVDQVLFATGRHPNTAGLGLEAAGVELDAAGAIKVTADSQTSVESIYAVGDVTNRANLTPVAIREGHAFADSVYGGKVWSVDHSLIPTAVFSQPEIGTAGMTQEQALDAHKNVDIYKTSFRPMKNTLSGSSEKVFMKLIVDADTDKLLGAHIMGHDAGELIQIIGITLSMGATKADYDRTIAVHPTAAEELVTMREPSERIRQ